A window of Paenibacillus phoenicis genomic DNA:
AACAGATGTGACATTTTCCGTTAGAATAAAAAGAAAGATTGAACCGGGCTTATCCGGCGTAGTCGCAGGACATAGGGACTGATCCATTCTATTCGCTAATGATGTTTGAACTACCTCTAAATAGAAAGGTTGCGTCAGATGATGAAACATACCGTTATACCTCCCAAGCAGGGACTCTATGATCCCGCTTTCGAAAAAGACGCTTGCGGCATGGGCTTCGTGGCTCATATCAAAGGGAAAGCCTCCCATGATATCGTCAGCCAAGCGCTGACCATGCTGGCGAATATGGAACACCGGGGCGGCCAAGGCAGCGAACCGAATTCGGGGGATGGCGCAGGTATTTTACTGCAAATCCCGCACCGTTTTTTTGCCGCTGAAGCAGCAAAGCTTGGATTTACACTGCCGGAGGCAGGACAATATGGCGTTGGGATGCTGTTCCTGCCTCATGACGAAGCGGTTCGGGCTAAGCAGGAGGAAGAGCTCGTGCGTATCGCCGAGGAGGAAGGACAACGCGTCCTTGGCTTCCGTACGGTGCCAACTCGCGACGATATGCTGGGCCAATCGGCCAAAGCGGCTAAACCGTTCGTCCGCCAGATTTTTATCGAGCGTTCCGCAGATCTGAAGGAGGATCTGGACTTTGAGCGCAAGCTGTACGTGATCCGGCGCCGGGCTGAACGCGCGATCCGCTATAGCGGCGCCGAGCAAGGGGATGCTTTTTACGTACCCAGCTTATCGTGCCGGAAAGTAGTCTACAAAGGGATGCTGACCACGGAGCAGGTCGGGCAATTCTACCTCGACTTGCGGGACGAGAGACTGGAATCGGCTATCGCGATGGTGCACTCGCGCTTCAGTACGAATACGTTCCCAAGCTGGGAGCGGGCGCATCCGTACCGCTTTATGATTCACAACGGCGAGATTAATACGCTGCGCGGCAACGTGAACTGGATGCATGCCCGTCAGTCGATGTTCAAGAGCGAGAAGTTTGGCGACGATTTGGAAAAGGTAAAACCGATCATCAATCCGGACGGCTCGGATACGGCGATGTTCGACAATACGTTTGAATTCCTGTACTTGAGCGGACGCTCCCTGCCTCACGTAGCGATGATGATGGTGCCTGAGCCTTGGGTTGGCCGGGACGACATGGACCCGGACAAAAAGGCGTTCTACGAATACCACAGCACGATGATGGAGCCATGGGACGGGCCTGCGGCGATGGGCTTTACCGACGGGATCCAGATTGGGGCGATTTTGGACCGGAACGGCTTGCGTCCATCGCGTTATTACGTAACGAAGGACGACTTGATCGTCCTCTCCTCGGAGGTTGGCGTGCTTGATATCCCGGCGGAGAATGTGCTCTATAAGGACCGGCTGCGTCCGGGCCGGATGCTGCTGGTCGACACGCAGGTAGGCCGGATCATTTCCGACGAGGAAGTGAAATCCGCCATCGCGAAGGAGCATCCGTACCGTGAATGGCTGAACGAGCATCTCGTTGAGCTGGAAGATCTGCCGGAAGCGAAAGAACTGCCGCCGGAGAGTCATGAAGACATTGCGCGCCGTCAAATGGCGTTTGGCTATACGTATGAAGACCTGCGGAAGGTGCTTGAGCCGATGGCCTTAACCGGTCAGGAAAATATCGCTTCGATGGGTTACGACGCGCCGCTCGCCGTCTTGTCCGAACATCCGCAGCGATTGTACAACTACTTCAAGCAGATGTTTGCGCAGGTTACCAACCCGCCGATCGATGCGATCCGCGAGGAGCTCGTTACCTCGACCGCAACGACGATTGGGCCGGAGCGCAACCTGCTTCAGCCGGAGCCGGAGAGCTGCCGTCAAATCCGGTTGGATTCGCCGATTCTGTCCAATGAGGACTTTGCGAAAATCCGCCATCTGCACCGGCCAGGGTTTAAAGCGATCACGATTCCAATCCTGTTCCCGGCTGCCGAAGGAGCGGAGGGGCTGCGCAAGGCGTTGGATACGTTATGCGAAGCAGCAGATCGGGTCATCGCCAAGGGCCATAATATCCTGATCTTGTCCGACCGCGATATGGATGCGGAGAACGCGGCTATCCCGGCGTTGCTGGCAGTATCCTGCTTGCATCACCATCTGATCCGTGAAGAGACGCGGACCAAGGTCAGCCTGCTGCTGGAGTCGGGCGAGCCGCGTGAAGTACACCATTTTGCGTTGCTGCTTGGTTACGGCGTCAGCGCAGTGAATCCATATCTTGCGTTCGAATCGTTAAAGGATATGATTGCTCAAGGGATGCTGCAGGGCATTTCGCATGAAAAAGCGGTGTACAACTTCATTAAAGCTGCGACCAAAGGGGTCGTTAAAACGTTGTCCAAAATGGGCATCTCGACGATTCAATCGTACCGCGGGGCGCAAATTTTCGAAGCGGTTGGCCTGGAGCCTTCCTTCGTAGACCGTTACTTTACGTGGACGCCGTCGCGGATCGGGGGCATTGGCTTGAAAGAAGTGGCCGCCGAAACGCTCGCCCATCATTTCCGTGCCTTTACCGATAAGGATGGCAATGACAAGGTGCTGGATTCCATCGGGGAATACCAGTGGCGCAGCGGCGGGGAAGAGCATCTATTCAACCCGCAAACGGTGCATTTGCTGCAGCAGGCGGTCCGTACGGGCGATTATAAACTGTATAAGAAATTCGCCGAGCTGGTGCAAGGCGAGAACAATAAACATTTGACGCTGCGCTCTTTGCTGGAGCTGAAGCCGGTCGGGCCGAAGGTGCCGCTGGAGGAAGTGGAATCGGCTGCTTCGATCATGCGCCGCTTCAAGACCGGGGCGATGTCGTTTGGCTCGATCAGTAAAGAAGCGCATGAGACGATTGCGATCGCGATGAACCGCATCGGAGGCAAGAGCAACACCGGCGAAGGCGGCGAGGATCCGGCGCGTTATGTGCCGGACGCTAACGGCGATCTGCGCCGCAGCGCGATCAAGCAGGTGGCGTCGGGACGGTTTGGTGTTACATCGCACTACTTGGTGAACGCCGACGAAATCCAGATTAAGATGGCGCAAGGGGCGAAACCGGGTGAAGGCGGTCAGCTGCCGGGCCGTAAGGTGTATCCTTGGGTAGCGGAAGTACGCGGCTCCACGCCGGGGGTTGGCTTGATTTCGCCGCCGCCGCACCATGATATCTATTCGATCGAGGATTTGGCGGAGTTGATTTACGATCTGAAGAACGCCAATCCGAAAGCGCGTATCAACGTGAAGCTGGTTGCAGAGGCCGGCGTCGGAACGATTGCTGCCGGCGTTGCTAAAGGCCGCGCGGACGTCATTCTGATCAGCGGTTATGACGGGGGCACTGGTGCTTCGCCGCAAAGCTCGATCCGCCATGCGGGCTTGCCGTGGGAGCTGGGGCTGGCTGAAACGCATCAGACCCTAATCCTAAACAACCTGCGCGACCGCGTCGTACTGGAAACCGACGGCAAGATGCTGAACGGCCGCGACCTCGCTGTCGCCGCACTGCTTGGGGCTGAGGAGTTTGGCTTCTCGACTGCACCTCTGGTGGCGGTTGGCTGTATCATGATGCGGGTATGCCAGCTGGATACATGCCCAGTAGGGGTTGCCACGCAAAATCCGGAGCTGCGCAAAAACTTCACCGGAGATCCGCAGCACGTTGTCAACTTTATGACCTTCGTGGCAGAGGATCTGCGCGAATGGATGTCCGAGCTGGGCTTCCGCACACTGGAAGAAATGATCGGACGCACCGACTGCCTGGATGCGGTGAAGGCGGTGGATCATTGGAAGAAGAAAGGCGTTGATCTCAGCTCGTTGCTGCATATGCCGGAGCTTCCGGAAGGAAGCAGCCGCTATTGCACGAAACAGCAAAACCATGGGCTGGAAGAGACGTTGGATATGACGAAGCTGCTGCCGCTGGCTCTGCCTGCGCTGGAGCGCGGCGAAGCCGTCAGCGCCCGGCTGCCGATCTGCAACGTGAACCGGGCGACCGGGACGATTGTAGGCTACGAAGTTACCCGCCGTTATGGACAGCAAGGGCTGCCTGAGGATACGATCACGTTCCATTTTGAAGGTTCTGCGGGCCAAAGCTTTGGGGCGTTTATCCCGAAAGGCATGACCCTCACCGTCGAAGGCGATGCCAACGACTACACCGGCAAGGGGCTGTCCGGCGGCAAGGTGATTGTGAAGCCGTCGCCGCGTGCAACGTTTGTCCCAGAGGAGAACATCATCATTGGCAATACGTCGTTCTATGGTGCAACGAGCGGGGAGGCTTACATCCGCGGGATTGCCGGGGAACGGTTTGCGGTGCGGAACTCCGGGGCCAACGTCGTCGTTGAAGGCGTCGGTGACCATGGCTGCGAATATATGACCGGCGGACGGGTTGTCATCTTGGGTGAAACCGGCCGGAACTTTGCAGCCGGGATGTCCGGCGGGATCGCATACGTGTTTGATGAGAGCGGAGATTTTGCGGGCCGCTGCAACCTGGAAATGGTGCTGCTCGAGTCGGTGGAGGATCCGGCGGAAATCGATCAGCTGCGGACGTTAATCAGCCGTCACATCCTGTACACGGATAGTACGGTTGGACGCCGCGTGCTGGATCGTTGGAACGAGTACCTGCCGAAATTCGTCCGCGTCATTCCGAAGGACTACAAACGGATGTTGGAGCAAATCCGTAAAGTTGAAAATGAAGGGCTGAAGGGTGAAGCCGCGCTGCTCGCTGCATTTGAAGCGAATGCGCGCGAGCTGGCCCGTGCCGGCAACAACTAATAGATTTTAGCGATAGCAATGAGGAAGTTGACCGCCCCGGTTGTCTGAACAAGACTGCGGGGCGGTTTTGTTAGGTAAAAATAAACCGATTGTGCGAACATACGTTTTTCGTGTAATATGATTTGGAGAATATTAGGAAGTGAATGGGAAAGGGGGAGCGGCCTTTGGCTGAACAAACTGTTGCATCGCAAGGCGGCAAACGAAGGACGAGACCTCTAGGGCATTATCTCGAAATGCTGGAGAAATACGTGTTCACGCAACGCAAGCTGCTGTTCAGTATGGCTGCGTTGCTGTTGATCTCGATCGCTTTGCAGCTGATTAATCCGCAAGTCATTCGTTATTTTATCGATACCGCGCAGGGGGATGGAAGTTTAAAGCCTTTATATATCGCGGCGGGACTCTTCATCGGCTTCTCTCTGATCCAACAGCTCGTATCGGTGTGCGCGTCCTACTTCAGCGAGAACCTGGGCTGGACGACAACAAACAAGCTGCGTGCGGACCTCGTCAGACATTGCCTGTCGCTGGATATGTCGTTCCACAAGTCGAACACTTCCGGTTCTTTGATTGAACGGGTGGACGGCGACGTCAACGCGCTGGCCAACTTCTTCTCCAGCTTCCTGATCCATATGCTGGGCAATTTGCTGCTGATGACGGGCATCCTGTTGCTGCTGTTCCGTGAAAGCATCTGGATTGGTGCAGCGATGAGCTTATTTGTCGTTGGTGCCATCTTTATGATTCGGAAAATTCGTGAGTTTACGGTTCCGGTGTGGACCAAGTGGCGTGTCCAAAATGCCGAGCTTTACGGGTTTATCGGCGAACAGCTGGAAGGCACCGAGGATACCCGGGCGAACGGGGCAGCCGGTTACGTGCTGGAACGCTTCTATGCCATGGCCCGGCGGATGCTGCCGATACGCGTTCGCGCCTCGGTGGGCTTCGGTATGATGTGGGGGACAACGATTCTCGTGTTCGCTCTGGGCAATGCCGCCGCCTTTCTGGTTTGCGCCTGGTTGTGGAGACGGGGCGAGCTGACGATCGGTTCGATCTACCTTGTGTTTTATTACACGGAGCTGCTGGCTCAGCCGATTGAGAAGATCCGTACCCAGCTGGATGATCTGCAAAAAGCCGACGCCAGTCTAATCCGCGTCCGGGATCTGCTGAATACGAAATCGCGGATTACCGACGGTCCAGGCGCACCGCTGCCGAAGGGGCCGTTATCCGTGAAAATCGACCGCCTGACGTTCTCGTACGAGGAAGACGGAGAGCCGACACTGCATGAGGTGGATTTGATGCTGAAGCCGGGAGAAACGCTCGGCTTGCTAGGCCGCACTGGCAGCGGAAAATCTACATTGGCGCGGCTGCTGCTGCGCTTCTACGATCCCCAACAGGGCAAGATCGAGCTGTCGGGCATCGACATCCGCGAGTGCAAGCTGCACGAGCTGCGGAGCGGGGTGGCGATGGTGACGCAAAACATCGAGATTATGGAAGGCACCGTTCGCGATAATCTGGCTCTGTTTGATGAAAGCATACGGGATGAGGACATCATCGCGGTGTTAAATGAGTTGGGATTGCAGGAGTGGTATGCTGCTTTGCCTGATGGACTGGATACAGTGCTCTCCTCCGGAGGGGGAAGTCTGTCGGCTGGGGAAGCGCAGCTGCTGGCGTTTGCTCGGGTATTCCTGACGAACCCGGGGCTGGTTATCCTGGACGAAGCCAGCTCCCGTCTCGACCCGCTGACCGAAAACCGGATCGAGACGGCGATCACCCGGCTGCTGGAGTCGCGGACGTGCATGATCATCGCGCACCGTTTATCAACCGTGCAGCGAGCCGATCAGATCCTTATTTTGGAGAATGGCCGAATCGTGGAATATGGACCACGCAAAGAGCTGGCGGCTGACCCCGGTTCTCGGTTTAGCCGGATGCTGTCCGTTGGCCTGGAGGAGGTGTTGGCATGAGCACGCGGCATTTTTTCTGGAGATTGCTGCTGAATCGTCCGGCTTTTTATATCGCGAACCTGCTCTCCTGGACGATCATTCATATGATCCCGCTGCTTCCGGGCCTGATTACGAAGGCGTTCTTCGATGATTTGGAAGGCAGCGCCAACCTCCCATTCGGAGTTGAGGGACTAACGGCGTTGCTTATCGGCGTGGCGCTGGCGCGCATCGCGATGATCGCTGTAGGCTGCTGGACAGATGGCAGCTACCGATTCCGGATCAGCATGCTGCTGCGGCGAAATATGCTGGCCCATGTGCTTCGGGAGCCCGGCGCCAAAGCGATCCCTTGCGCACCGGGGGAGGCGATCAGCAATTTCCGCGATGACGTGGATCAAGCGGAGGAAGCGATGAGCTGGTCGGTGGATATGCTTGGCCTGATGGGCTTTGTTGTGATCTCCAGTTATATTCTGATTTCAATCGATGCGCAGTTGACGTTCTTCGTCTTTGTACCGCTCATTCTGGTCGTGACAGCCGCGCAAATCGCCACGGCGCGCATTCAGAAGTACCGGGCTGCCAGCCGCGCTGCCACAGCGAATGTAACCAGCTCAATCAGCGAGATGTTCGCGAACGTACAGGCGATTCAAGTCGCGGGAGCGGAAGAGCGGATCGTCCGGCGGTTCGAACGTCTGAGCGACGAGCGCCGGAAGATGATGGTCAAAGATAAGCTGATCACCGAATCGCTGTCCTCTGTGTTTACGAACTCCGTCAACCTCGGAACCGGAATGATTCTGGTGCTGGCCGGTTACAAGATGCGCAGCGGATCGTTTTCCGTCGGTGACTTGTCGCTGTTCATCTATTACTTAACCTTTGTCACCCAATTGATTTCGAACGTCGGGAACTTTATGACGTTTTATAAGCAAATGGCGATCAGCTTCTCCCGCCTGAAGCACATGCTTCAAGGCGCTCCGGCCAAGCTGCTGACGGTTCCGGCGTACATCGGAATCGGCAAGCGGCGGGAGTCGGACACCGATCACGGGATGAAGGGCGCAGCAACTGCGTTAAGCGTCTCGGGATTGGGGACGTATCCGGCTGAATCTCCGTTAGAGCAGGACGACCGGAATGTACTTGCAGCCGATCTGCCGGCAGAGCCGCTGCAGCTGCTGGAGGTAAGCGGACTAACCTATCGCTATCCGGAGACTGGCCGGGGCATCGAGAACGTCAGTCTGCGCCTGCCGCGCGGATCGTTTACGGTCGTCACCGGCATGATCGGCTCCGGCAAAACCACGCTGCTGCGGGCGTTGCTTGGCCTGCTGCCGGCGGAAGCCGGGGAGATCCGCTGGAACGGCCGCATCGTCCGTACGCCGGCTGACTTTTTTGTTCCGCCGCAAAGCGCGTATACGGCGCAAATCCCGCGCCTGTACAGCGACAAGCTGCGGAACAACATCCTGCTCGGGCTGCCCGAGGACGAGGGCAGCCTGACGCAGGCGCTGCACGTCGCCGTGCTGGAGGACGACGTGGCGCAGCTCGCGCATGGCCTCGACACGATGGTCGGACCGCGCGGCGTCAAGCTCTCCGGCGGCCAGGTCCAACGGACCGCGGCCGCCCGGATGCTCGTGCGCGAGGCACAGCTGTACGTGTTCGACGACCTGTCGAGCGCGCTCGACGTTGAAACCGAACGTAAGCTGTGGGAGCGGTTGTTCCAATCCCGAGGCGAGGCAACCTGCCTCGTGGTGTCGCACCGCAAGGCCGCGCTCTCGCACGCGGACCATATCATCGTGCTGAAGGACGGCACGATTGAAGCCGAAGGCACGGCGGAGCAGCTGCTCGCCACCAGCGCCAGCTTCCGCCAGCTCTGGTACGGCGAGGAGCCGCAGGCCGACGGGGCATAAGACTGCAAATCCCAGCCCAAAGCGCCAACAGGAGGTCTGAAGGGGGCGGCTGATGGCATTATGGCCCGGGTCAATCTCCGGTAGATCGCCTGGGTAAATCGTCCGGGTGAATCACCCGGGTAGATTGACCTATGTCAGCCCTCTGTCAGTCCCTCATCACTGCCCGGAGCTTTAGCTGACGGAAGCCTTATGGTAGAATAGGGGAAATTATCCTGATTTAACGGGATACAGTTCGAAAAGAGAGTGGGGAGTATCCTATGGAGATGACGCAGGAACCCGTCGTACGCATGCGGGACGTCACCAAGCGCATCGGCAGCAAGACGCTGATCGACCGATTAACGCTGGATATCCCGAGAGGACAAGTATACGGCTTCCTGGGTCCCAACGGAGCCGGGAAAACGACCACGATCCGGATGATGGTCGGACTGATGTCGATATCGGAAGGCGATATCCTGATCGAAGGGGCCAGCATTAAGGATCGTTTCGAAGAGGCGATATCGCATGTCGGCGCCATCGTGGAGAATCCGGAGATGTACAAGTTCCTGACCGGGTACCAGAATTTGCTACATTACGCCCGCATGTCTCCGGGGGTCACGAAACAGCGGATCTGGGAGGCGGTCGAGCGGGTTGGCATGCAGAACCGCATCCATGACAAAGTCAAGACGTATTCGCTGGGCATGCGCCAGCGGCTTGGGGTTGCGCAGGCCATCCTGCATCGGCCGAAGCTGCTGGTGCTGGACGAGCCCACCAACGGGCTCGACCCGCAGGGCATCCGCGAGCTCCGCGATTATCTGCGGGCGCTGGCGCGGGAGGAAGGGACGACCGTGTTTGTCTCCAGCCATTTGCTGTCGGAAATGGAGCTGATGTGCGACACGGTCGCGGTTATCCAGCAGGGACGGCTGGTGGACGTCAAGTCCCTGCACCCGGAAGCCGTCGAAGGCCGGGCGCAGGAGACGGCCTTCGACGTAAGCGATCCGCAGCGCGCGGTAGGGCTGATCGCAGGCGCTCGCCTCGAAGGCGGCCGGCTGATCGTGTCCGCCGACCGGAAGGCTGCGGCGGAGATCAACGCGAAGCTGGTCTTGGCGGGCATTGACGTGTACGCCATCCAGGCGGTGACGCGTTCGCTGGAGGATCAATTCCTGGAGCTGACGGGAGGGAAGGACATTGAATAATTTTCTCGCGCTGGTCCAAAACGAAAACATGAAGATTTACCGGCGGGTTCGCACCTGGATTATGTTTGGGCTGCTTGTCCTGCTGACGATCCTGTTTGGGGTGCTGTTCTCGTTGGACGGCGGCAGCCAGCGGCTGAGCGCCTGGGACGCTCTGGACCAACTCAGTTTCCTGTATTATCTCGTCAGCATCTATGCCGCCGTTATTGCCGCTGACATCGTAGCCGGTGAGTTCACCTGGGGAACGATCAAGCTGCTGCTGATCCGTCCTTGGACGCGGACGAAGGTGCTGCTGTCCAAGCTGCTGGCCGTGCTGCTATTTACGCTGGCGATGAGCGCGGTATTTTTCGCCATCGCCCTGGCCGTTTCGTTCCTGATTTTCCCGAATGAGCCATCGCAATACCTAGGGGCAAGCCCGCTGAGCCGGATTCTGGAAAGTCTGCTGTACAGCTATATCGATTTGCTGGTAATTGCAGCATTTTCGTTTATGCTGTCGACGGTCTTTCGCTCTAGCGGCATTGCCATCGGACTGTCGCTCTTCATCTTGTTTGCGGGCAACATCTTTACGTTGTTGTTCCACCCGTCGCGTTATGCTTGGGCCAAATATCTGCTGTTTACCAATATGGATCTAGGCCAATATCGCGGGGGGCAGGTCGGACCGGCCGGGATGACGCTGGGCTTCTCCATCACGGTGCTGGCGGTCTACGTCCTGCTGTTCCTGGCGGTGGCCTGGCTCGTATTCAAGAAGCGTGACGTTGCTGCATAAGCTTGTTCCCTTGCAAAAAATAAGAAGCTCCCGCCTTTCTCATTTGGCGGGAGCTTCTTTTATGACTGATTTGTTTTACCCTGCTTCGGGGCGCGCGGCTTTCTTGACCTTGCCTTTGCCGCTAGAAGCCGATGGGGTGGGGGCGGGGGCCACCCGTTCCATTTTGCTCGATCCGTTCAGCAGTCCACCTTCAACGATGATCAGCTTGGCCACATCCACGTTGCCGTCGACTTGACCGCTTGCGGTGATTGTGAGTTTCCCTGTAGTGGTGACATCTCCGATGACTTTGCCGGCGACGATCACATCGGCGCCTTTAATGTTGGACATGGCCTCGCCGGTTTCGCCGATGATGATCTGTCCCTGGCAGTCGATCTCCCCATGGATTTGACCCTCCACACGCAGATTGGACTTGCACTCCAGCTTGCCTTCTACCAGGCTGCCTTGGCCGATCAGGGTATCGGTCAGACGGGGGGCTTTCTTGTCTTTGAACATAGCGCTTCATCAACTTCCTTTCCACATGCGGATTACTTCAAATAAGGCATCGGATCAACGGCTTTGCCGCCCTTGACGATCTCAAAATGCAAATGGGGTCCGGTACTGCGTCCGGTGCTGCCCAGATTGCCGATGCTGTCCCCTTTCTTCACCTCATCCCCGACGGAAACATCGATGTCGCTCAGATGCATGTACCAGGTTTGCAGACCGCCCGGGTGCTCAATCACGATGTATTTGCCGTGGGATCCGTCCCGGGTGGCGGTAACGACCTTGCCTGCAGCTGCGGCATACACGGGGTCCCCGACTTTACCGGCAATGTCGATGCCCGCGTGGAAAGCTGCTCGGCCGGTAAACGGATCGGTGCGGTAACCAAAATTAGAGGTTAGCCGCGTGGACAACGTGGGCCATTCCGAGGGTGTGCCGGAGAGGGAGTATTGGGTCTGCTTCGCTTTTTTCAAGGTGAGCGGCACGTGCTTCTCCATCTCGTCCAGCATTTCGTTCATCGCGGCAAATTCGTCTCGCGTATTCGCTGCAAGTCTCTCGATCTCGTTGTCATGTACGGCAATGAACTCGCCGCCAACCCCGCTGTCCCCAAGAGCGTCCAGCGTCTCATCCCAGGACAACGAAGACAGCTTGCCGAGATTCTTCGCATCCCCCTCTCCGTATTTATCGATAAATTTCTGAAGCTCTGCTTCGAGCTCGGCTACCCGCTCCATCCGGTCCATCATTTCCTTGGACTGGCTCGATAAAGAGATCACTTCGTTCTGCAAGCGCTGAATCGCTTCGTCTTTGTTGGTCACCACCGCTTCAAAGGCTAGGGTTTGCTGCTCCAGCTGATGTTCCAGGCGGGAAACGGTCTGTTCCGAATGAACCTGCAGGCTGACGATCAGCCCGGAAATGGACAGCAGCGCCAGCAAAGGCACGG
This region includes:
- the gltB gene encoding glutamate synthase large subunit, yielding MKHTVIPPKQGLYDPAFEKDACGMGFVAHIKGKASHDIVSQALTMLANMEHRGGQGSEPNSGDGAGILLQIPHRFFAAEAAKLGFTLPEAGQYGVGMLFLPHDEAVRAKQEEELVRIAEEEGQRVLGFRTVPTRDDMLGQSAKAAKPFVRQIFIERSADLKEDLDFERKLYVIRRRAERAIRYSGAEQGDAFYVPSLSCRKVVYKGMLTTEQVGQFYLDLRDERLESAIAMVHSRFSTNTFPSWERAHPYRFMIHNGEINTLRGNVNWMHARQSMFKSEKFGDDLEKVKPIINPDGSDTAMFDNTFEFLYLSGRSLPHVAMMMVPEPWVGRDDMDPDKKAFYEYHSTMMEPWDGPAAMGFTDGIQIGAILDRNGLRPSRYYVTKDDLIVLSSEVGVLDIPAENVLYKDRLRPGRMLLVDTQVGRIISDEEVKSAIAKEHPYREWLNEHLVELEDLPEAKELPPESHEDIARRQMAFGYTYEDLRKVLEPMALTGQENIASMGYDAPLAVLSEHPQRLYNYFKQMFAQVTNPPIDAIREELVTSTATTIGPERNLLQPEPESCRQIRLDSPILSNEDFAKIRHLHRPGFKAITIPILFPAAEGAEGLRKALDTLCEAADRVIAKGHNILILSDRDMDAENAAIPALLAVSCLHHHLIREETRTKVSLLLESGEPREVHHFALLLGYGVSAVNPYLAFESLKDMIAQGMLQGISHEKAVYNFIKAATKGVVKTLSKMGISTIQSYRGAQIFEAVGLEPSFVDRYFTWTPSRIGGIGLKEVAAETLAHHFRAFTDKDGNDKVLDSIGEYQWRSGGEEHLFNPQTVHLLQQAVRTGDYKLYKKFAELVQGENNKHLTLRSLLELKPVGPKVPLEEVESAASIMRRFKTGAMSFGSISKEAHETIAIAMNRIGGKSNTGEGGEDPARYVPDANGDLRRSAIKQVASGRFGVTSHYLVNADEIQIKMAQGAKPGEGGQLPGRKVYPWVAEVRGSTPGVGLISPPPHHDIYSIEDLAELIYDLKNANPKARINVKLVAEAGVGTIAAGVAKGRADVILISGYDGGTGASPQSSIRHAGLPWELGLAETHQTLILNNLRDRVVLETDGKMLNGRDLAVAALLGAEEFGFSTAPLVAVGCIMMRVCQLDTCPVGVATQNPELRKNFTGDPQHVVNFMTFVAEDLREWMSELGFRTLEEMIGRTDCLDAVKAVDHWKKKGVDLSSLLHMPELPEGSSRYCTKQQNHGLEETLDMTKLLPLALPALERGEAVSARLPICNVNRATGTIVGYEVTRRYGQQGLPEDTITFHFEGSAGQSFGAFIPKGMTLTVEGDANDYTGKGLSGGKVIVKPSPRATFVPEENIIIGNTSFYGATSGEAYIRGIAGERFAVRNSGANVVVEGVGDHGCEYMTGGRVVILGETGRNFAAGMSGGIAYVFDESGDFAGRCNLEMVLLESVEDPAEIDQLRTLISRHILYTDSTVGRRVLDRWNEYLPKFVRVIPKDYKRMLEQIRKVENEGLKGEAALLAAFEANARELARAGNN
- a CDS encoding ABC transporter ATP-binding protein, which encodes MGKGERPLAEQTVASQGGKRRTRPLGHYLEMLEKYVFTQRKLLFSMAALLLISIALQLINPQVIRYFIDTAQGDGSLKPLYIAAGLFIGFSLIQQLVSVCASYFSENLGWTTTNKLRADLVRHCLSLDMSFHKSNTSGSLIERVDGDVNALANFFSSFLIHMLGNLLLMTGILLLLFRESIWIGAAMSLFVVGAIFMIRKIREFTVPVWTKWRVQNAELYGFIGEQLEGTEDTRANGAAGYVLERFYAMARRMLPIRVRASVGFGMMWGTTILVFALGNAAAFLVCAWLWRRGELTIGSIYLVFYYTELLAQPIEKIRTQLDDLQKADASLIRVRDLLNTKSRITDGPGAPLPKGPLSVKIDRLTFSYEEDGEPTLHEVDLMLKPGETLGLLGRTGSGKSTLARLLLRFYDPQQGKIELSGIDIRECKLHELRSGVAMVTQNIEIMEGTVRDNLALFDESIRDEDIIAVLNELGLQEWYAALPDGLDTVLSSGGGSLSAGEAQLLAFARVFLTNPGLVILDEASSRLDPLTENRIETAITRLLESRTCMIIAHRLSTVQRADQILILENGRIVEYGPRKELAADPGSRFSRMLSVGLEEVLA
- a CDS encoding ABC transporter ATP-binding protein is translated as MSTRHFFWRLLLNRPAFYIANLLSWTIIHMIPLLPGLITKAFFDDLEGSANLPFGVEGLTALLIGVALARIAMIAVGCWTDGSYRFRISMLLRRNMLAHVLREPGAKAIPCAPGEAISNFRDDVDQAEEAMSWSVDMLGLMGFVVISSYILISIDAQLTFFVFVPLILVVTAAQIATARIQKYRAASRAATANVTSSISEMFANVQAIQVAGAEERIVRRFERLSDERRKMMVKDKLITESLSSVFTNSVNLGTGMILVLAGYKMRSGSFSVGDLSLFIYYLTFVTQLISNVGNFMTFYKQMAISFSRLKHMLQGAPAKLLTVPAYIGIGKRRESDTDHGMKGAATALSVSGLGTYPAESPLEQDDRNVLAADLPAEPLQLLEVSGLTYRYPETGRGIENVSLRLPRGSFTVVTGMIGSGKTTLLRALLGLLPAEAGEIRWNGRIVRTPADFFVPPQSAYTAQIPRLYSDKLRNNILLGLPEDEGSLTQALHVAVLEDDVAQLAHGLDTMVGPRGVKLSGGQVQRTAAARMLVREAQLYVFDDLSSALDVETERKLWERLFQSRGEATCLVVSHRKAALSHADHIIVLKDGTIEAEGTAEQLLATSASFRQLWYGEEPQADGA
- a CDS encoding ABC transporter ATP-binding protein; this encodes MTQEPVVRMRDVTKRIGSKTLIDRLTLDIPRGQVYGFLGPNGAGKTTTIRMMVGLMSISEGDILIEGASIKDRFEEAISHVGAIVENPEMYKFLTGYQNLLHYARMSPGVTKQRIWEAVERVGMQNRIHDKVKTYSLGMRQRLGVAQAILHRPKLLVLDEPTNGLDPQGIRELRDYLRALAREEGTTVFVSSHLLSEMELMCDTVAVIQQGRLVDVKSLHPEAVEGRAQETAFDVSDPQRAVGLIAGARLEGGRLIVSADRKAAAEINAKLVLAGIDVYAIQAVTRSLEDQFLELTGGKDIE
- a CDS encoding ABC transporter permease — protein: MNNFLALVQNENMKIYRRVRTWIMFGLLVLLTILFGVLFSLDGGSQRLSAWDALDQLSFLYYLVSIYAAVIAADIVAGEFTWGTIKLLLIRPWTRTKVLLSKLLAVLLFTLAMSAVFFAIALAVSFLIFPNEPSQYLGASPLSRILESLLYSYIDLLVIAAFSFMLSTVFRSSGIAIGLSLFILFAGNIFTLLFHPSRYAWAKYLLFTNMDLGQYRGGQVGPAGMTLGFSITVLAVYVLLFLAVAWLVFKKRDVAA
- a CDS encoding bactofilin family protein; translated protein: MFKDKKAPRLTDTLIGQGSLVEGKLECKSNLRVEGQIHGEIDCQGQIIIGETGEAMSNIKGADVIVAGKVIGDVTTTGKLTITASGQVDGNVDVAKLIIVEGGLLNGSSKMERVAPAPTPSASSGKGKVKKAARPEAG